The sequence CGAGCCAGACCTTCACCCCGGCAGCGTGTGCCTGGTCGACCAGGGTGGTGAGCCCCGCGATCAGGCTGACGGCGGAGCTCCGGGTCAGACCGAGGTCGTTGATTCCTTCGAGGAGCAGGACGCCGGTGACGCCGGGATGCGCCAGAGCGTCCTGACCGAAGCGCTTCACTCCGCTCGGCCCCAGCATCAGCGGCGTGCCGTCGGTGAGCAGCATGTTGCTGCCGATCCCCGCGTTGACGATCGAGATCGGTGCCCCGGCGTCGAGAAGACGGCGTTGGAGGAAGTCCGGATACCGCTGGTCGGTGTCGGCGACGGACTTGTCCGCGGGGATGCTCAGCGGGCTTCCTCCAACGAAGCCGTCGGTGATCGAGTCACCGAACGCGACGACCGCGTGGGTGGAGGTCGGGGCCTCGACGTCGAGGCCCCCGAGGTAGAGCCAGCTACCCGTTCGGGTCGTGAACGGCGCGCCGCTGGTCTCGGCGGTCCGGTCGCCGCTCAGCGCCGGGGTGAGGTACGACGTGGCGTTGGCGTTCCAGTGCTTGGTGACCGACTCGGCGCGGCCCGGGACGTACATGCTGACCGCGAGGTGGTCGAAAGCGGCGAAGGTGAACTGCGTGGCGTCGCTGACGAGATCGGATCCCGCCGGGACCGTCACGCTGGTCTTGCCGCCGAACAGGACCGGAGTAGCAGCCCCGATCGCGGCGCCGCGTTGCTGTTTCGCCACCGTCACCCGGCCGAACGTCACCGGCGACGAGCCGAACCGGTTCGTGAGCCGGATCCGCAGCGTCGAACCACCCAGGTGCGGGCTGATCATCATCCGCAGCGTCTGGCGTGTGACGCTCGTCGGTGCGGGACCGCCGCTGGCGTCCACTGGCACCAGCGCGTCGGTGGGGCTGGCCGCCCAACTGGCGACCCAGCCGCTGCCCGTGCACGCCGCCGAGGCGGCGGTACCCGGAGAGACGAACAACGTTCCGAGGAGGAGCACGGCCGTGAGTGCGGCCCCACCGTGACTGCGGCGGAGCTTTCGCCTACGCGACATCTGCGTCTCCTTTGATCCCAGCGTCGTCCGGCCAGGCACAGGGTAGGGAGATGAAACGAGACAAAAAACCACCCGCGAATCTCGTTGGTGCGCGGTCACCCGTCGCGAAGCGTCGGCTTGCGCCGCCGCAGGAGTTGCCGGACCCGGAGCGCCATCTCCAGCTCCAGGCGGTGCGCCGGGTCGCGCAGCGCTTCCTCGCCCAGGACCGCGCGAGCCTGGCGAATGCGGTGGTGCACGGTCTGCGGGTGGACGCCGAGCCGGGCTGCTGCCGACGCGACCCGTCCGCCGCAGTTCAGCCAGACGAGCACGGTGTCGACCATCCGGTCCTGCTGCTTCGCGGTGAGGCGGGCCAACGGACGCAGGTGCCGATCGACGAGCGGACCGAGCACCGCCTCGTCGCGGAGGAGCAGCACGGCGTCGAGGTGGTCGGTCGAACGAACGGCGGTGCCGGGCGGCGGCGGAGGCAGTATGCCGCGACGGACCAGCTCCAGGCAGTTCCGCGCCACCCGCAACGACGAGCGCAGGTTCGCCACCGGTACGGCCGGACCGGCGATCACCAGCCACGAGGGTGGTACCCACCCTCCGGCGTCCGCGGCGCGTTCGGCGGCGTGGGCGCCCGGCACCACCAGGAAGGCGTCGTCGGTCGGACCACTCAGGACGTCCGGCGGTACGACCGGTTCGTCGGACGGGGCACCGCGGCGGTCGAACGCGACGCCCGCCGCGGTCTCCGGAATCGGCCAGCGTGCTGCCCGCGCTGCATCGGCCAGCGCGTCGGACGGGGCGTCCGACACGCTGAACAGCAGGTACAACAGACGATTGCGGGCGCGCACCAGCGGCTCGCCGGCGAGCGCCTGCGCGGAGGCGTAGCCGTCGGCGGCCCAATGGGCGACCTCGCAGGCGTGTGCCAGGACGGCGTCGCCCAGCCAGTAGACCGCGGGCAGCGGAGTTCCGAGGGTCTGCCCGAGGTCGGTCCAGCGGCGCCAGGACAGCCGGGCGCCGATCCAGTAAGCCGCGTGCATGGCGTCGGCGCTCCGGCCGATCCGCTGTTCGCCCCGCCCGACTCGCCGCGACGCCTCGATGACGTCGCAGGCGTGCGCCGGATCGGCGAGGTGCCCGAGAAAGTCCCCGAGCGTGTGCATCACGACGCGCCGGAGCTCGTCCCGCTGCCAGGTGTCCGCCCCCGACGCGTAGCCCGGGACGGTGGTTTCGATCCCCCAGGCGATCGCGTCGGCCAGCGCGGGTAAGTCGTCGCGCATCGACGAGGTGAGTACGTCGGGGACTCTGGGTGTCACGGCAGGCGGATCGGCAGTGTCTCCCAGCCGCGCACGGTCGACGTGGGAGACATTCTGGCTGCCGACAGATCCACGTCCCAGGTCGGGAACCGCTTCAACATCTCCTCGAGGACGACCCGCCCCTCCAGCCGGGCCAGTGCGTTGCCCAGGCAGAAGTGGATGCCACCGCCGAACGAGAGGTGCGCGACCTTGCGCCGGATGTCGAACGTATCCGGGTTCTCGTAACGCCGCTCGTCGCGGTTGGCTGCCGCCAGGATCGCCATCAGGACGCTGCCGCGCGGAACCGTGGTGCCGTACCACTCGACGTCGCGGGTGACGTAGCGGCAGAAGAACGGGCCCGGCGGTTCCAGCCGCAGGATCTCCTCGATCGCGCCCGGGATGAGCGAGTGGTCGGCGACCAGCTCGCGTCGTTGTTCGGGGTGCTCGGCGAGGAGCTTCGTCGCCCAGCCGATCAAGCGTCCGGTCGTCTCGTTGCCGGCGCCGGCGAGCACGGTGACGTAGGTGACGATCTCCTGCCGGGCGAGCCGCCGGACGGTGCCGGTCTCGTCCTCGATCTCGGCTTGCAGGAGCTGGCTGATGATGTCGTCGGACAGGTGGTCGGCCCGCCAGTCGACGTACTGCGTGAACGCCTCACCGTCCACCAGCAATTGGTCCTGGCTCATCGGCTTTCCCGGCTCGGTGCGCAGCGACTCGTCGACCGCGTCGCGCACCGCCTCCTGCTCGGACTCCGGAATGCCGAGCAACATGCCGATCGCGCGCATCGGCACTTGGGCCCCGAGGTCGGCGATGACGTCGAAACCGCCGGAGCCGACCAGCGGGTCGAGCGCGCGCACGCAGAAGTCTCGAATCTCCGGTTCGAGCGCGGCGATCCGCTTCGGGGTGAAGATCCGGGACAGGATCCGGCGGTGGATCGGGTGGATCGGGGGGTCCTCGAAGATGAGCACGCCGGGCGGGTACTCGATATCGGCCTGGATGAGCTCCAGGATGTCGCCCTTCGCGCTGCTGTAGGTCGTGTGGTCCTGCAGGACCGCCGACACGTCGTCGTACCGGCTGAGCGCGAAGAAGTCGTGCGTGTCGTTGCGGTAGAGCGGCGCTTCGTTGCGCAGTCGCGCGAAGACCGGATACGGGTCGGCGACGATCTCGTGGTCGTACGGGTCGAAGTGGACCTGGTTGGTGCCGGTGGTGCTCGCGGTCATGACCACTCCTCGGTGAGCGCGGGTGTCATCACTGGGGCCTCCGAGGAGCGCCCGAACCCGGGATTTCTCCTACAGGTGTCCGACATCCTGGCACGCGCTCGGGGGGCCCGCAATAGACCAATCCCGGACAACCCGGGTTTTCTATAGATAGTTCGTTAACTATTGACGAGTCGCACGGGCTGCAGCACGCTGTGGTCTCACTCGTGGCGCCGACAGGCCGCTGAGGCGAGCGATCAGCTCCACGAACCCCCAATCCGCAGAACCAGCCCGGTGAGGGCAGATCGACGGCGATCGGACGGTTCGACATGTCTGCTGCAGCAAAATCCACTTCCGCGTCCCATCGGACCAGGCAACTCCCGGTGGCCGACGACGCCGAACCGGCGGCGAGAACCCCGGCTCCGCGACGGCATCGGCGTCGCGGCATCGGGCGCCATCTGTGCCTCGCCGCCGGCTGTTTCGCGCTCACCGCTGCGGTGCTGCTGCCGCTGCTGGTCTACCCGCGGCTGGCGGTACTTCCCGACGACCCACAGCAGGGGCAGACGCTCACCGCCTCCGATGCGACGGTGCTCGTCCCGGACGCGAGCGCGCCCGCCGGGGCCCGAGTGCTCCAAGACGTGGACGTGACCGTCGAGAACTTCATCTCCGGGGCGCCGTCCGGCCGGTCCGGCAACAGCGTCGTCTGGCAGATCGCGACGCGGTTCAACGTGGACGGCCGAGGCATGGTCACTGCGCGGTTCGAGCGCATCTCGCTGAATCGGCACACGAGCCGGCCCACCAACTGCTGCGGCGACCGGATCGTGACCGCCCTCGAAGACCCCAGTGGCGAACTCCTCACCCACGACGGATACCTCGCCTGGCCCTTCGACGTGCAGAAACGCTCCTACCGGCTGTGGGACGTCAACCTTCGGCGCGCCAAGACCGCGGAGTACGTGGGCGAGGAGACCCAGCACGGCCTCCGCACGTACCGGTTCCGCAGTGTCGTACCCCTCCAGAAGGTCGGCACGATGGACCTACCCGGTGCCCTCTTCGGCAGCACGGCCCCGTCGGTGACGGCCGACGCCCAGTACGCGGATGTCCAGACGTACTGGATCGAGCCGCGGACCGGCGACGTCGTCCGGCTCGAGGATCAGGTGACGCAGCAGTACGTTCACGCCGGTCGGACGCTGACCGCCTTCGCGGCGCAGCTGGAGACCCCGCCACCCTCCGCTGACCGCTTGAGTGCCGACCGGCAGGGCTCGATTCTCCTTCCGTTGATCCGGATTCAGGCGACGCTGGTCCTGGTACCGCTCGGACTGCTCCTGATCGCGGCCGGCCTCGTCCTCACTCGACGCAGCCGACGCGGCGCCGCCGGGGAGCGCGCAACGGCCTAGGGCCGATGGCCGCTGCCGATCAGGGTGGTGGCGTCGAGTTCGGTCACCCCGTCGGCGCGCAGCGAGGCCAGGTACCGCTCGCGGACGCCCTCCACGACGTCGGGAGAGAGCTTCACCAGCGCGGCGCGGTAGCCCGACCCGAGGATCACCAGCCACGCCACCTCGGGGCTCATCGTCAGGTGCCTTTCCTCGACCGTCACGTCGACGTCGGTGAGGCCACGCTCGGCGAGCCAGGCCGCGTAGCTGTCGGCCTGGTTGATCCGGTCGATGAGGCTGGGTGGGCGCTGGCCGAGGGCCGGGGTGTTCGTCGCCTCGGCGACGGCACGGCCGAGATGATGTCCGGCGGCCGCCATCGCGTCGCCTCGCCAGATCGTGAGGGCCACTCGGCCGCCGGGGCGTGCGCGGCTGATCAGGTGCTCGGTGCCGGCGGTCATGTCCGGGAAGAAGAAGATGCCGAGGGCGCACTGCACGACGTCGTAGTCGGCGCCCGTCCAGGTCGTCACGTCGGCGCGGTGGCCGCGGAGCTGCGGGAGTCCGGTCGACCGTCTCCGCAACTCGTCGATCAAGGGCCCGGACACGTCGACCGCGTCGACGGCGCCGTGTGGCCCGACTCTCCGTGCGGCGGGCAGGGCGGAGGCCCCGGTACCGCAACACGCGTCGAGGACCCGCGCGCCCTCGGCCGGCGCGGCGATCGCGACCATGGCCGCGCCGATGGGGTCCCATAAGTAGGAGCCGAGCGCGGTGAAGTCCGCCGCAGCCGCGTCGAACCCGCGCCGGAGATCGTCCTGCCGGAGGTCGGTCAAGGTGTTACCGCCGTTCGGTCGAGGGGCCAGTCATACACGATTCACCGCGAGGCGGTGCTCAGGGCGGTAGGCGCTGGGTCGTTCAGCGCGGCGGGGCCGAGCACGAAGTCCGGGTCGACCTGCGCGGCCAATTCCAGGCCGGCCGCCTCGTTGCCCCAGGCCGCGGCGTTGCGGAGATGGAACTCGACGGCCTGGCGCGTGTAGCGCTGCCAGTCCCGGGGCGTCGCGTCGAGGGCCGCCTGAATATCGGCGAGTGCCCGGTGATCGGTCTCGGGCAGAGCGCTGAACACCAGCGGCTGCCCCCGCTCGGCGGCGCGGATCGCGGGGGAGAGCCCGACGTGCCCGAGTAGGTCGGAACCGATCTGGTCACGCAGGAAGCTGGCGTCGCTGTCGTCGACGACCTTGTTGCCCACCACGGAGATGGCCACCTGGTGCTCGGCGGCGTAACTCCGGTACTGGTGGTAGACGCCGACGCTCTTGCGCGTGGGCTCCACCACGAGCACCGTGCGGTCGAAGCGGGTGAACAGGCCCGACGCGAACGCGTCCGCGCCTGCGGTCATGTCGACCACCACGTACTCGCCTGGTCCGTCGACCAGGTGATTGAGCAGGAGCTCCACCGCGCCCACCTTGCTGTGGTAGCAGGCGACGCCGAGGTCGTCCTCGGTGAAAGGCCCGGTGACGAGCAGCCGGGCACCGTCCACCGGGTAGCCGTAGCGCTCCCACAGCGGCTCGTCGTCCGACACCCGCAGCAGGCGGGAACCGCGGCCGGGTGGCGTCGTCTTGATCATCGCCTCCGCCGAGGTGATGAGCGGGTTGTCGCCGCGGAGGTAGTCCTTGAGCGCCGCCAGGTTGTTGCCCAGCGGGGGCAGGCCCGCGGCAACGTCGTCCGGGAGCCCGAGTGCCGCGCCGAGGTGCTGGTTGATATCCGCGTCGAACGCCAGCACGGGAAGCCGCTGCGCGGTGAGCGACCGGATGAAGAGTGAACTGAGCGTGGTCTTGCCGCTTCCGCCCTTGCCCACGAACGCAATCTTCACCACTAGGCTCCCTTGATACTTGGCCGAACCGGACCACTGTTGAAAACGACTACCACAACCAGGTTACTCATCGTGATCCGCTCGTGTCGTGGTAGGTGGTGTGTGTCGAGAGGACTTCGATGACGAACAGCAGCACGGGGCGGGTGGCCGGCAAGGTCGCGTTCATCACCGGCGCCGCCCGGGGGCAGGGGCGCGCTCACGCGTTACGGCTGGCCGAGGAGGGCGCGGACATCATCGCCGTCGACCTCTGCGGCGACGTCGACACCGTCGGCTACCCGGGCGCGACGGAGGCGGATCTCGCCGAGACCGTCGCCCAGGTCGAGAAGCTGGACCGGCGGATCGTCGCCGCCAAGGCCGACGTCCGGGATCTCGAGGGACTGCGGGCGGCGCTGGAGCGCGGGGTCGCCGAACTCGGGCGGCTGGACATCGTCGTGGGCAACGCCGGCATCGCCGGCGACGGCACGCCCACCGAGGCGCTGGCCGAGCACACCTGGGCCACGATGCTCGACATCAACCTCACCGGCGTCTGGCACACCGCGAAGGCTGCCATTCCGCACCTGGCCGACGGCGGGGCGATCGTCCTCACCAGCTCGATGCTCGGTCTGCGCGGCGGTGGCTACATGGCCCACTACGCCTCGGCCAAGCACGGGCTGGTCGGCTTGATGCACGCGCTCGCGAACGAGCTGGCACCACGGTCGATCCGGGTCAACTCCATCCACCCGGGTAACGTCCGGACCCCGATGGTGGAGAACGAGCACTTCATTCGGTCGATGCGTCCGGACCTGGCCGAGCCGACGCTCGCCGACGTCGGCACCGTGATCGGGCACTACCACCTGTTGCCGGTGCCGTTCGTCGAGGCGCGTGACATCAGCAACGCGGTGCTGTTCCTCGCCTCCGACGAGGCCCGGTACATCACGGGCGTCGCGCTCCCGGTCGACGCCGGAGCGGTCGCCAAGTTCTGACGCGACCTCCCGGACCGCGCCGCCCCCCGGTCTACTGGTGCTCGAACCGGTCCGACAGTTCCCGGAGTCCGTGGGAGAGGCGAGCGAGCTCGACCGCCGCCGCCTCCGTCTGCGTGGCGGCTTCGTGCGTCAGATGGCTGGTCTGCGTCAGCCGGGCAACCGAACCGGCCACGCCGGCGGACGAGTTCCCGGCTACCCCGACGCTGTCGGCGATCTGCCGGGTCGCGGTGGTCTGGGTGTCGACCGCGCGAGCCACCTGCTGCTGGAGCTCGTCGATGCGGCCGATCACATCGCTGATCCGGCCGATCGCCTCGGACGCGCGGGAGGTGTCCGCCTGCATCGCCGAGACCTTCGAACCGATGTCCTCGGTGGCCGTGGCGGTCTCCCGGGAAAGCTCCTTCACCTCCCCGGCGACGACCGCGAACCCCTTCCCCTGCTCACCGGCGCGGGCCGCCTCGATCGTGGCGTTCAGCGCGAGCAGGTTGGTCTGCTCGGCGATGTCGGTGATCAGGCTGACGACCGTGGACACGTCGGTGCTGGACGTGCCGAGCCGCCCGATCGTGTCGTGCGTGGCGGCGGCGAGGCGGACCGCCTCCGCGGCGACTGCGGCCGCCTCGGTGACCGCCGTGGTGATCTCGCTGATCGAGGCTTGCAGGCCGTCCGCGGCTTCGGTCGTCTCCGCCATGCTGGTGGTGACGCGGTCGATGTTCTGGTCGGCTTCCAGCGCCTCGGCCAGCACGGCGCCGGCGCCTTCGGACAGCTGGCGGCTGGTCGCGGTCAGCTCTTCGGAGGCGGCCGCCACCGACTCCGCGTTCTCCTTGATCTCCGACAGGGCGCCCCGCAGCGATCCGACGATCGCGTTCAGGCTGGCTCCCAGCTCGGCGAACTCGTCGCTGCCGTCGATCGCCACGGTGCTGCGCAGATCATGGGCCGCGACCTGCCTGGCGGTGCCGAGGCACCGGTCCATGCGCTGGGCGATCCGGCGGGCGAGCAGCAGCGCGGCACCACCCAGCACCAGCGCGGCGACGAGGCCGGTGATCAGCGTGAGTAGCTTCACCTGGGTCGCGGCGGTCGCGGCCTGGTCGGAGGATTGTTTCACCCGCTCCCCGATTGCGGCTTCCAGCGTGTCGAGGGCCGTGGAGACCTGCGTGTCGACCTGCTCGTAGGCGGGTCGGGCGGCCAGCGCCGCCCGGCGACTGGGGTCGGAGGCGACCCGGCTCGCGAGGGTGACCATGCGCTGCCCGGACGCGATCAGCTCGTCGAAGCGGGCCAGCGCCGCGTCGGCCTGGGGCCGCACCTCGGGCGTGTACCGGATGACGTCGTCGATGCCCGCCCTGGCGCTGGCGACGTTCACGCCGAGACGGTCGAGCACTTCTTGACGTTCGGTGGGGTTGTTGGTCACCAGAGCGGCCAGGACGTTCGCACGGTAGGACGCGCGCGCGACGTCGACCGTCTGCGCCGCACGGTCCGCGGTGGCCGCACGCCGGGCCGCCGCCTGTTCGTCCGCGAGCTGGGAGACACCTCGGTATCCGATGCCGCCGGCGGTCGTCACCAGCACGAAGCCGACCACCGCAAGGCCGGCGACCTGGCGTCGAAGTGTGAACCGCACGAAGGCCCCCTCGGCTGTCTCAACTCCGTATCGGCCGGCCGGGACCGGAGTTGAGCGCTCAGGTCGGTGCGGTCCGTGCCGATGAAGCGGATATGCGTCCGACCGAGGGTCGTGGGCTGACGGGCAGGAGCGTCAGAGTGCTGGCCGCCCTTCTGCTCGCCGTCACCAGCGCGTGCTCCTCCGCCTCGCAGTCGATGGGTCGGCCGATCGACCGGATCGCGGAGGCCAAGGAGGCGCTGCCGACCGCGATCCGCGACTCCGGGCAGCTCGTCGGCGGGACCGATCCGACGTTCGAACCGATGACGTTCCTCAAGGGGGGCGTGCACACCGGCCTGGACGTGGACATCGCCGAGGCCATCGCGGCCGAGCTCGGGCTGCGGGTGAAGTGGCAGACCGTGTCCTTCGGGGAGCTGCTGAACCAGGTGGAGGGCCACCAGATCGACTTCTCGATCTCCTCGATGTTCGACCGTGCGGAGCGGCAGAAGAAGGCGGACTTCGTCGACTACCTGAACGCTGGAACCTCCATCGTCGTGCGGAAGGGCGTCGGGGACGTCGGCGGCATGCCGGGTCTGTGCGGCCGCCGCGTGGCGGTGCAGCCGGACACCGTCTTCGTCGACATGGCCAGCCAGCAGAAGAAGGCGTGCGGCGCTCGGACGCTGACCGTCGTGCTCTCCGACACGCCCTCCGCGGCGGTCCGCGACGGCCGGGCGGACGGTGCCCTGAACGACTTCCCGATCGCGGCGCTCGACGTGAAGAAGATGCCGGCGCTGGAGCTGTCGGGGCCGCAGATCGAGGCGATCCCGTACGGCATCGGCGTCGCCAAGGATCGGAAGACGCTGACCACGGCGTTCCAGACGGCGCTGTACGCGGTGATCAAGGACGGTACCTACGACGAGCTGCTGAAGAAGTGGGCCGTTACCGAGGGCGCACTGCGCACCGGCGCGATCAACGGCGGTGCATGACGGACTGTTCCGGACATCCGGCCTAGCGCGGCACGAGCCTGCACTCGGAGGCCTGTACGACGCATCGCCCTCATGCCAAGGTAACGATCGACCACATGGCTGAGTCGAGCGTGCGGGGGCGCGGGCGATGGCGGGCACCGGGAGCGGTCTGATCGATCGGACGAGCGAGCGCGAATCGCTCGACCGGCTACTGAACGACGCGAGTGGCGGCGTGAGCCGCGTCGTGGTGCTGCGCGGGGAGGCCGGCGTCGGCAAGACCGCCCTGCTGCGCCACCTGGTCGACCGCACCCCGGACTGGTGCGTGCTGACCTCGGTCGGCGTCGAGTCCGAGATGGAGCTCGCCTACAGCGGCCTGCATCAGCTCTGCGCGCCGCTACTGGGTGCCCTCGACCGGTTACCGGCCCCGCAGCGTACCGCGCTCGCGACCGTGTTCGGCCTGAGCGACGGCCCGCCGCCGGACCGCTTCCTGGTGGGGTTGGCGACGCTCTCGCTGCTCGCCGACGCCGCTGACCAGCAACCGTTGCTGTGCCTGGTCGACGACGCGCAGTGGCTGGACCAGGCCAGCGCGCAGATCCTCGCGTTCGTGGCGCGCCGGGTGCTCGCCGAGCGGCTCGCGCTGGTCTGTGCGGCTCGCACCGGCACCGACGTCCTGCCGGGGCTGCCCGACCTGACCGTCGGCGGGCTCGCCGACGCCGACGCCCACGCGCTGCTCGGACTGAGCCTGCCGGGGGTGCTGGATACCGCGGTGCGTGACCGGATCGTGGCGGAAGCCCGCGGGAACCCGCTGGCGCTGCTCGAACTGCCCCGGACCTGGCGCACGGCCGACCTGGCCGGCGGGTTCGGCGTGCCGGACGGCGCGCCGCTGATCGGCCGGATCCAGGACAGCTACGCGCGGCGCCTGCGCGAGTTGCCCCCCGAGACCCAGCTGCTCGTGCTGGTCGCCGCGGCGGAACCGCTCGGTGACCCCGGTCTGCTGCACGACGCCGCGCACACGCTCGGCGTCGACCTGGCCGCGACCGCGCCCGCCGTCGACGCCGGGCTGTTGCAGGTCGGGGCGCGGGTCCGGTTCGCGCATCCGCTGGTGCGGTCCGCCGCCTACCAGATCGCGTCGGCCGCCGAGCGTCAGCGTGCGCACCGGGCACTGGCGGACGCCACCGACGTCGGGACCGATCCGGACCGACGAGCCTGGCACCGGGCGCGGGCCGCCCCCGGACCGGACGAGGAAGTCGCCGCGGAGCTGCAGCAGTCGGCGAGCCGTGCGCGGTCGCGCGGCGGATCGGCGGCCGCGGCCGCGTTCCTGACCCGGGCCACCGAGCTGACGCCGGACCGGTCGACGCGGGCCCGTCGCGCGCTGGACGCGGCGTTCGCCGCGGTCGACGCCGGCGCGTTCGACGCCGCCCGCGCGCTCCTGCCCGTGTGCACGGTGGTGCCGGTCGACGCCTGGCACGAGGCACGAATCGACCTGCTGCGGTCGCAGCTGGCGTTCGCGTCCAGCCGCGGCAAGGAGGCAATCCCGCTGCTCCTCACCGCGGCGCGTCGGCTGGAGCCGCTCGACCTGGAGATGGCCCGCGCCACGTACCTGGACGCGCTGGTCGCGGCGGTGATCGGATCACGCCTCAACGACGGCGTCGGACCGGCGGAGGTCGCGAAGGCGGTGCGGGCGGCGCCGCGCCCGTCCGGCGGGCCGTCGAGCGGTGATCTCCTCCTGGACGCGTTCTGCGCGCTGGTCGAGGAGCGCGAGGACGCGGTCGGGACCTGCCGCGACGCGCTGGCCGCACTTCGTAGTGATCCCGAACCGAAGCTCCGTCACCTGTGGGAGAGCACGATCCTCGCGATCGCGCTGTGGGACGACGAGAGCTGGGACGCCGTGTCCGAGCGGCACATCCGGCTCGCCCGGGAGACCGGTGCGCTCGGCGAGCTGCCGTTCATGCTCGGCAGCCGCGTCCATTTCCTCGGGTACTGCGGTGATCTGTCCGCCGCCGCCGCGCTGGTCGCGGAGGAGCATTCGGTGGTCGAGGCGACGGGCTCCGGTGGTCCGGCACCGTACGGCGCGCTGTGCGTCGCCGCGTGGCAGGGCCGGGACCGCGACGCACGGGAGCTTCTCGGCATTGCGCGGCGCGTCGCCACCGCCAGCGACGAGGGCACCGGCGTCGCTCTCACCGAGTGCTGGCACGCCCTGCTCCGCAACGGTCTCGGGGAGTACGAGGCGGCGTTCACCGCGGCGGCCCGGGCCACCGAGGATCCCAGCGAGTTCGCGACCCAGTGCTGGGGCCTTCCCGAGCTGATCGAAGCGGCTGCCCGGACCGGACGGGCCGACGTCGCCGCCGACGCCCTGGAGCGGCTGACCGAGCGCACCACCGCCAGCGGCAGCCGATGGGCACGCGGCCTGGAAGCCCGGTGCCGCGCCCTGGTGACCGGGAGCGAGGAGGACTACCGGGGGCGATCGACCAGCTGGGCCGGTCCCGTGCCCGCGCCGACGCGGCTCGCGCCCATCTGCTGTATGGGGAGTGGCTGCGCAGGCAGAGCCGCCGGAGCGACGCTCGGCGCGAGCTGACGATCGCGCACGAGACCGCCGCCGCGATGGGCCTCGGGGGATTCGCCGAACGGGCCCGCCGGGAGCTGCACGCGCTGGGGACGCCGGTGCGGACCCGTACCCCGGAGGCGCGGACCGACCTGACCGCCCAGGAGGCGCAGATCGCACGGATGGCCCGCGACGGCCTGTCGAACCCGGAGATCGGCGCGCAGTTGTTCCTCAGCCCTCGAACGGTCGAGTGGCACCTGCGAAAGGTGTTCGGAAAGCTCGGCATCACGTCCCGCCGCCAGCTCCGGAGCGCGCCGACCCTCTAGCCGCCCGGGGCAGTGTGCACTGTGGCCGCCTATGGCCCGCCGAAGTGCACACGGCCCAGCGCCGGCGCCAGGGACACCCCCGGGTAGACCAGTGACTTTCCCTGGGTCGGAGACGGCACCGACGGAGCGACAGTGGACGGGCCGGCGCCGATCGGGTGCCGGCAACGATCCCACGAGGAGCTGACCGTGGCCGTGGACCTGAAACTCGAAGTCGTCGTCATCCCCGTCTCCGACGTCGACAAGGCCAAAGACTTCTACACCGGTCTGGGCTGGCGCCTGGACGCCGACTTCA is a genomic window of Cryptosporangium minutisporangium containing:
- a CDS encoding helix-turn-helix domain-containing protein, coding for MTPRVPDVLTSSMRDDLPALADAIAWGIETTVPGYASGADTWQRDELRRVVMHTLGDFLGHLADPAHACDVIEASRRVGRGEQRIGRSADAMHAAYWIGARLSWRRWTDLGQTLGTPLPAVYWLGDAVLAHACEVAHWAADGYASAQALAGEPLVRARNRLLYLLFSVSDAPSDALADAARAARWPIPETAAGVAFDRRGAPSDEPVVPPDVLSGPTDDAFLVVPGAHAAERAADAGGWVPPSWLVIAGPAVPVANLRSSLRVARNCLELVRRGILPPPPPGTAVRSTDHLDAVLLLRDEAVLGPLVDRHLRPLARLTAKQQDRMVDTVLVWLNCGGRVASAAARLGVHPQTVHHRIRQARAVLGEEALRDPAHRLELEMALRVRQLLRRRKPTLRDG
- a CDS encoding ATP-binding protein; this encodes MKIAFVGKGGSGKTTLSSLFIRSLTAQRLPVLAFDADINQHLGAALGLPDDVAAGLPPLGNNLAALKDYLRGDNPLITSAEAMIKTTPPGRGSRLLRVSDDEPLWERYGYPVDGARLLVTGPFTEDDLGVACYHSKVGAVELLLNHLVDGPGEYVVVDMTAGADAFASGLFTRFDRTVLVVEPTRKSVGVYHQYRSYAAEHQVAISVVGNKVVDDSDASFLRDQIGSDLLGHVGLSPAIRAAERGQPLVFSALPETDHRALADIQAALDATPRDWQRYTRQAVEFHLRNAAAWGNEAAGLELAAQVDPDFVLGPAALNDPAPTALSTASR
- a CDS encoding class I SAM-dependent methyltransferase; amino-acid sequence: MTDLRQDDLRRGFDAAAADFTALGSYLWDPIGAAMVAIAAPAEGARVLDACCGTGASALPAARRVGPHGAVDAVDVSGPLIDELRRRSTGLPQLRGHRADVTTWTGADYDVVQCALGIFFFPDMTAGTEHLISRARPGGRVALTIWRGDAMAAAGHHLGRAVAEATNTPALGQRPPSLIDRINQADSYAAWLAERGLTDVDVTVEERHLTMSPEVAWLVILGSGYRAALVKLSPDVVEGVRERYLASLRADGVTELDATTLIGSGHRP
- a CDS encoding GDSL-type esterase/lipase family protein; the protein is MSRRRKLRRSHGGAALTAVLLLGTLFVSPGTAASAACTGSGWVASWAASPTDALVPVDASGGPAPTSVTRQTLRMMISPHLGGSTLRIRLTNRFGSSPVTFGRVTVAKQQRGAAIGAATPVLFGGKTSVTVPAGSDLVSDATQFTFAAFDHLAVSMYVPGRAESVTKHWNANATSYLTPALSGDRTAETSGAPFTTRTGSWLYLGGLDVEAPTSTHAVVAFGDSITDGFVGGSPLSIPADKSVADTDQRYPDFLQRRLLDAGAPISIVNAGIGSNMLLTDGTPLMLGPSGVKRFGQDALAHPGVTGVLLLEGINDLGLTRSSAVSLIAGLTTLVDQAHAAGVKVWLGTILPASNALIDGTLLAPDSERNRQQVNTWIRQQDLADGVVDFDLALRDPSNPSVLRAEYASVDNLHPSPAGYRAMAQTVDLNLLASPGCAA
- a CDS encoding DUF3068 domain-containing protein — protein: MADDAEPAARTPAPRRHRRRGIGRHLCLAAGCFALTAAVLLPLLVYPRLAVLPDDPQQGQTLTASDATVLVPDASAPAGARVLQDVDVTVENFISGAPSGRSGNSVVWQIATRFNVDGRGMVTARFERISLNRHTSRPTNCCGDRIVTALEDPSGELLTHDGYLAWPFDVQKRSYRLWDVNLRRAKTAEYVGEETQHGLRTYRFRSVVPLQKVGTMDLPGALFGSTAPSVTADAQYADVQTYWIEPRTGDVVRLEDQVTQQYVHAGRTLTAFAAQLETPPPSADRLSADRQGSILLPLIRIQATLVLVPLGLLLIAAGLVLTRRSRRGAAGERATA
- a CDS encoding cytochrome P450 codes for the protein MTASTTGTNQVHFDPYDHEIVADPYPVFARLRNEAPLYRNDTHDFFALSRYDDVSAVLQDHTTYSSAKGDILELIQADIEYPPGVLIFEDPPIHPIHRRILSRIFTPKRIAALEPEIRDFCVRALDPLVGSGGFDVIADLGAQVPMRAIGMLLGIPESEQEAVRDAVDESLRTEPGKPMSQDQLLVDGEAFTQYVDWRADHLSDDIISQLLQAEIEDETGTVRRLARQEIVTYVTVLAGAGNETTGRLIGWATKLLAEHPEQRRELVADHSLIPGAIEEILRLEPPGPFFCRYVTRDVEWYGTTVPRGSVLMAILAAANRDERRYENPDTFDIRRKVAHLSFGGGIHFCLGNALARLEGRVVLEEMLKRFPTWDVDLSAARMSPTSTVRGWETLPIRLP